One Shewanella sp. MR-4 DNA window includes the following coding sequences:
- a CDS encoding efflux RND transporter permease subunit: MKHATESSTSLGISGRIAAAFQNSAITPLLALLGLLLGLFAILVTPKEEEPQIDVTFADVFIPFPGATPTEVENLVTLPAEQVISELKGIDTLYSFSQPDGAMIIVIFKVGVTRNDAIVSLYNQIYSNMDKLPQGAGVGEPLIKPRGIDDVPIVSLTLWSKDKQVSAEQLTHVALGLETEIKRIPGTREIYTVGQHEMVANVRIDPAKMNSFNLTYDKLRQSLNDNNHISMPASLVQGNQEIKVQAGQFLQTIDDVKQLVVSISQDKQGKPIPVYLADIADISLKSDIPTQSVWHSDKTDIYPAVTIAIGKQPGQNAVDIADATLARIAKVKNVLIPSNVEVTVSRNYGETAADKSNTLILKLIFATSAVVVLVFLTMGARESLVVGVAIIITLAITLFASWAWGFTLNRVSLFALIFSIGILVDDAIVVVENIHRHMALGKKSFSELIPVAVDEVGGPTILATFTVIAALLPMAFVSGLMGPYMSPIPINASMGMLISLVVAFMVTPWLSRKLLKHHSGSVTDATHSSDADAQMNESKMVRLFTRLIGPFLLGKGARKARIGLAAGVFVLIGIAVALPVGQFVVLKMLPFDNKSEFQVMVDMPEGTPVEQTQRVLQDLSRYLVTVPEVEHLQLYAGTNAPMNFNGLVRHYFLRHSQELGDIQVNLVDKKHRKRDSHSIALSVREELQHIGAKYQANVKVVEVPPGPPVWSPIVAEVYGPSPAIREQAAYELQSLFRETKDVVDIDIFLPAAQQKWQVMIDRSKASLMAVPYSNIVDLIATSVGGKDVSYLHIAQQKQPVPIRLQLQEGAKIDLEQVLNMKLQSQTGQSVPVSELVTIKRGKIDAPIIHKNMIPMVMVVADMAGPLDSPLYGMFDMAGKIDGDGGLGFDQHYIHQPTGLDSVAVLWDGEWKITYETFRDMGIAYAVGMIAIYLLVVAQFRSYLVPLIIMAPIPLTVIGVMPGHALLGAQFTATSMIGMIALAGIIVRNSILLVDFINQETASGVPFERAVIHSGAVRAKPIMLTALAAMIGALFILDDPIFNGLAISLIFGIFISTLLTLIVIPVLYYAAMKNRINLTQTAD, translated from the coding sequence ATGAAACACGCTACTGAATCTTCGACGTCACTTGGCATTTCGGGTCGCATTGCGGCCGCATTTCAAAACAGTGCCATTACCCCACTGCTGGCACTTTTGGGCTTGTTACTCGGCTTGTTTGCCATCTTAGTGACCCCAAAGGAAGAAGAACCGCAGATTGACGTCACCTTTGCCGACGTCTTTATCCCTTTCCCCGGCGCGACCCCGACCGAAGTGGAAAACTTAGTCACCCTGCCCGCCGAACAAGTGATTTCAGAGCTCAAAGGGATAGACACGCTCTATTCTTTCTCCCAGCCCGATGGCGCGATGATCATTGTGATCTTTAAGGTCGGCGTAACCCGCAACGATGCCATTGTCAGCCTCTACAACCAGATTTATTCCAATATGGATAAACTGCCGCAGGGCGCGGGTGTTGGCGAGCCATTGATTAAACCACGCGGTATCGATGATGTGCCGATTGTTAGCCTAACACTCTGGTCCAAAGACAAACAGGTCTCGGCCGAACAGTTGACCCATGTGGCGTTAGGGCTAGAAACCGAAATCAAGCGGATCCCGGGTACGCGGGAGATTTACACCGTTGGCCAACATGAGATGGTGGCCAATGTTCGCATCGATCCCGCTAAGATGAACAGCTTCAATCTCACCTACGACAAGTTGAGACAGAGCCTGAATGACAATAATCACATCTCGATGCCAGCGTCTTTAGTGCAAGGTAATCAAGAAATTAAGGTTCAGGCTGGCCAGTTTTTGCAAACTATAGACGATGTTAAACAGCTGGTAGTGAGTATTTCGCAGGATAAGCAGGGTAAACCTATCCCCGTGTATTTGGCCGATATTGCCGATATCAGTTTAAAGAGTGATATTCCCACCCAAAGTGTTTGGCATAGCGACAAGACGGATATTTACCCCGCGGTGACCATCGCCATTGGTAAGCAGCCGGGGCAAAACGCCGTTGATATTGCCGATGCGACCCTCGCGCGCATTGCTAAAGTCAAGAATGTGTTGATCCCCAGCAATGTCGAAGTGACAGTCTCGCGCAACTATGGTGAGACGGCGGCGGATAAATCTAACACCCTTATTCTTAAGCTGATTTTTGCCACCAGTGCCGTTGTCGTATTGGTGTTTTTAACCATGGGCGCCCGCGAATCACTGGTGGTAGGTGTCGCCATTATTATCACCTTGGCGATCACCCTGTTCGCCTCTTGGGCGTGGGGATTTACCCTTAACCGAGTGTCACTCTTCGCGCTGATTTTCTCCATCGGGATCTTGGTCGACGATGCCATTGTGGTGGTGGAGAATATCCATCGGCACATGGCGCTCGGTAAAAAATCCTTTAGTGAACTCATCCCCGTTGCGGTCGATGAAGTGGGCGGCCCAACGATTCTCGCCACCTTTACCGTTATCGCGGCCCTGCTGCCCATGGCATTTGTGTCGGGATTAATGGGCCCTTATATGAGCCCGATCCCCATCAACGCCAGTATGGGCATGCTGATTTCCCTGGTGGTCGCCTTTATGGTAACCCCATGGCTGAGTCGTAAGCTGCTCAAACACCATAGTGGCTCGGTGACTGACGCCACGCACAGCAGCGATGCCGATGCTCAGATGAACGAGAGCAAAATGGTGCGCCTGTTTACCCGTTTAATCGGTCCCTTCCTGCTAGGTAAAGGTGCCCGTAAAGCACGGATTGGGCTCGCCGCTGGGGTCTTTGTGCTTATCGGTATCGCCGTGGCCTTGCCCGTAGGTCAGTTCGTGGTGTTAAAGATGCTGCCCTTCGATAATAAATCCGAGTTCCAAGTCATGGTGGATATGCCTGAAGGCACCCCAGTGGAACAAACCCAGCGGGTACTTCAGGATTTAAGTCGCTACCTTGTCACTGTGCCCGAGGTGGAGCATTTGCAGCTGTATGCCGGCACTAATGCACCGATGAACTTTAACGGCTTAGTGCGCCACTATTTTCTACGTCACAGCCAAGAGCTTGGCGATATTCAGGTCAATCTAGTCGATAAAAAGCATCGCAAGCGTGACAGTCACAGCATTGCGCTATCGGTCCGTGAAGAATTGCAGCATATCGGCGCTAAGTATCAGGCCAATGTGAAAGTCGTCGAAGTGCCACCTGGCCCGCCAGTCTGGTCACCAATTGTGGCCGAAGTCTATGGTCCAAGTCCTGCGATTCGCGAACAAGCGGCCTACGAGCTGCAGTCGCTGTTCCGTGAGACCAAAGATGTGGTCGATATTGATATTTTCTTGCCCGCAGCACAGCAAAAATGGCAAGTGATGATCGACCGCTCTAAGGCCAGCCTAATGGCGGTGCCCTATAGCAATATCGTTGATTTAATTGCAACTTCGGTTGGCGGCAAGGATGTAAGCTACTTGCATATCGCGCAGCAAAAACAACCTGTGCCTATCCGCTTGCAACTACAGGAAGGGGCAAAAATCGATTTAGAGCAAGTGCTGAATATGAAGCTACAGAGTCAAACGGGGCAATCTGTGCCCGTGTCTGAGCTGGTGACGATTAAGCGTGGAAAAATCGATGCTCCTATCATCCATAAGAATATGATCCCTATGGTGATGGTGGTCGCCGATATGGCCGGTCCGCTAGACAGTCCACTCTATGGCATGTTCGACATGGCGGGCAAAATCGACGGCGACGGTGGCTTAGGTTTCGATCAGCATTATATCCACCAACCAACAGGACTAGACTCAGTCGCCGTGCTCTGGGACGGTGAATGGAAGATCACCTATGAAACCTTCAGGGATATGGGGATAGCCTATGCAGTGGGGATGATTGCGATTTACTTATTGGTCGTCGCTCAATTTAGATCCTATCTGGTGCCACTCATCATTATGGCGCCGATCCCACTGACAGTGATAGGAGTGATGCCGGGGCATGCGCTGCTCGGCGCGCAATTTACCGCGACTTCAATGATTGGCATGATTGCCTTAGCAGGGATTATTGTCCGTAACTCAATATTATTAGTGGATTTTATCAATCAGGAAACCGCCTCAGGCGTTCCCTTTGAGCGCGCAGTGATTCACTCGGGCGCCGTGCGGGCTAAACCGATTATGCTGACCGCTTTGGCGGCCATGATTGGCGCCCTGTTTATCTTAGACGACCCAATCTTCAACGGGCTTGCGATCAGTCTGATTTTCGGGATTTTTATCTCGACCTTACTGACCTTAATCGTCATCCCAGTGCTTTACTACGCAGCGATGAAAAATCGCATAAACTTAACTCAAACAGCCGATTAA
- a CDS encoding efflux RND transporter periplasmic adaptor subunit, producing MAAISRTLFTLFVFSPFATQAAPLATLEVMSKPYANWVTLDASIEAVKAATVSAQTSGRIVKLNYDVNDVVPEGAALLEITSKEQGAELASYEADLAKATALNVEAQAQYKRYKELFPQGAISKGAMDEATANAKAAEQAVSAAKARVIKASESLKYTVVSAPFSGIVTERLVELGETVSVGQPLLSGFSPSQMRAITQVPQRYIQQLKNAPEFMVRLSDGRELTSKDLTIFSFADPVSHSYQVRINLPKDEPNLQPGTWAKALFKNGEREKIQLPTSALITMNELSSVYLKKGEQFVLTQVRVSEPVDGEVEVLAGLRTGDIVAVDAYQVLLEQKQ from the coding sequence ATGGCTGCAATCTCACGTACTCTATTCACATTATTCGTTTTTTCCCCCTTTGCCACCCAGGCTGCGCCCTTGGCGACCCTCGAGGTAATGAGCAAACCGTACGCGAATTGGGTGACCTTAGACGCCAGTATCGAGGCCGTCAAAGCGGCTACCGTCTCGGCGCAAACCTCAGGGCGTATCGTTAAGCTCAACTACGATGTTAATGATGTCGTGCCAGAAGGCGCGGCGTTACTCGAGATCACCAGTAAAGAGCAAGGCGCGGAACTTGCAAGCTATGAGGCCGATCTCGCCAAAGCCACAGCCCTGAATGTGGAGGCGCAGGCCCAATACAAACGCTATAAAGAACTCTTTCCTCAAGGCGCGATTTCAAAAGGCGCCATGGATGAAGCGACCGCCAATGCCAAGGCCGCCGAGCAAGCCGTGAGTGCCGCCAAAGCTAGGGTCATCAAAGCCAGCGAATCCCTCAAATACACTGTAGTATCGGCGCCATTTAGCGGGATTGTCACCGAGCGTTTAGTCGAATTAGGCGAAACCGTCAGTGTCGGTCAACCGCTACTGTCCGGGTTTTCGCCGAGCCAAATGCGCGCTATTACCCAAGTGCCACAGCGCTATATTCAGCAACTGAAAAACGCGCCTGAGTTTATGGTGCGCTTAAGTGACGGCCGTGAACTCACCTCCAAGGATCTCACCATCTTTAGCTTTGCCGATCCTGTGAGTCATAGCTATCAAGTGCGGATTAACCTGCCAAAGGATGAACCCAACCTGCAACCTGGAACCTGGGCCAAGGCGCTGTTTAAAAATGGCGAGCGGGAAAAGATCCAACTGCCGACCTCGGCGCTTATCACCATGAATGAACTCAGCAGTGTCTACCTGAAAAAAGGCGAGCAATTCGTGCTCACCCAGGTGCGCGTCTCTGAGCCTGTCGATGGTGAAGTGGAAGTGCTCGCAGGGCTGAGAACCGGTGATATTGTCGCCGTGGATGCTTACCAAGTGTTGCTTGAACAAAAGCAATAA
- a CDS encoding SIMPL domain-containing protein, giving the protein MQRNYLLPALVLGGFLCAGMVYVGQSASSALLEMKALERTVTVKGLAEKEVKANIAIWPINFTEVDNNLPKLYDTVQQKTDRVVAYLKEQGFSDSEITVSLPTIEDRQAQGYVDPNVRYRYSAKVNLSVYTPQIDLMLSTRKQMINLVKEGIAIGSQDYENRTEFLFTALNDVKPTMVQEATQNAREVAEKFAKDSQSRLGKIKSASQGQFTISDRDSSTPYIKQIRIVSTLTYYLND; this is encoded by the coding sequence ATGCAACGCAATTATCTACTTCCCGCCCTCGTGCTTGGCGGTTTCTTATGTGCAGGCATGGTCTATGTAGGACAAAGCGCCAGCTCGGCGCTGCTAGAGATGAAAGCCCTAGAGCGCACAGTTACAGTTAAAGGGCTGGCCGAAAAGGAAGTGAAAGCCAATATCGCCATCTGGCCGATTAACTTCACCGAAGTCGACAATAACCTGCCTAAGCTCTACGACACAGTGCAGCAAAAAACCGACAGAGTGGTCGCCTACCTCAAGGAACAGGGTTTTAGCGATAGCGAAATTACAGTCTCGCTGCCGACAATAGAAGACAGACAGGCTCAAGGCTACGTTGACCCGAATGTGCGCTATCGTTACTCGGCAAAGGTGAATCTTTCTGTCTATACCCCACAAATTGATTTAATGCTCAGCACGCGTAAGCAAATGATAAATCTAGTTAAAGAAGGCATCGCCATCGGTAGCCAAGATTATGAAAACCGCACTGAGTTTTTATTTACGGCACTCAATGATGTGAAACCGACCATGGTGCAGGAAGCAACGCAAAATGCGCGGGAAGTGGCCGAAAAGTTTGCCAAGGACTCACAATCGCGTCTGGGTAAGATTAAGAGTGCCAGCCAAGGTCAGTTTACGATTTCCGATCGTGACAGCAGCACGCCTTACATAAAACAAATTCGCATTGTGTCTACGCTGACCTACTATTTAAACGATTGA
- a CDS encoding VOC family protein, whose translation MAKVIGLGGIFFKSTDPIALATWYQTHLQIPIENWGGAAFYHNDKPTPGYHVWTPFDHNTSYFAPTDKSFMFNFIVDDLEQALLQITQGGGKQVGDIEDSEFGRFGWFIDPDGNKVELWQPSPIPPVN comes from the coding sequence ATGGCAAAAGTCATTGGACTCGGTGGTATTTTCTTTAAAAGTACTGATCCCATCGCGTTAGCCACTTGGTATCAAACCCATCTGCAAATACCAATTGAAAACTGGGGCGGCGCAGCCTTTTATCACAACGATAAACCGACGCCCGGTTACCATGTGTGGACCCCCTTCGACCATAACACCAGTTATTTTGCCCCGACCGACAAAAGCTTTATGTTCAATTTTATTGTTGACGATCTGGAGCAGGCTCTGCTTCAAATCACTCAGGGCGGCGGCAAACAGGTTGGAGATATCGAAGACTCAGAATTTGGCCGCTTCGGTTGGTTTATCGACCCCGATGGCAATAAAGTCGAATTATGGCAGCCAAGTCCGATCCCTCCCGTAAACTAA
- a CDS encoding OmpP1/FadL family transporter: MKSFNKTLLAVAVALASSQTFASGFQLNSQSATGMGRAFAGDAVIADNASVLSRNPAAMALFDKDAISFGLTYADITVDVKDVNFGGGAYDLGSIDDAGSSKVIPNIFYIHPIDDKFAVGFAAFSNFGTGTDASSLSKNLPAGSPAPFDLLGETEVTTVNFNASVSYRINDMFSIGAGVDAIYGEGRLTRNMGTTPLVDVDADGWAFGGIVGATIELDKDNRFGISYRFSPTVNVEGDINTVSMTTIPGVGAVPVTTNFDSLDVPLADIFQVAGFHQITPKFALHYTAQHTQWGNFDQITAKDGTATIAAVGVTKPVGDVALKEYQWKDSWLFSLGGTYTINEQFTVRAGYMHDQGVVDEISSISFPDSDRNWYTAGMSYHINPQNTVDFGIAYIKGEEVHLIENSALTGPVNAVTESSGMYYSVQYSYQF, encoded by the coding sequence TATGGGCCGTGCTTTTGCCGGTGACGCAGTCATCGCCGATAACGCTTCAGTGTTATCTCGTAACCCAGCAGCTATGGCATTATTCGATAAAGATGCAATATCTTTCGGCTTAACCTATGCCGACATTACTGTTGACGTTAAAGACGTTAACTTTGGCGGTGGCGCCTATGACTTAGGCAGCATCGACGATGCGGGTAGCTCTAAAGTTATCCCAAACATTTTCTACATTCACCCAATCGACGATAAATTCGCCGTGGGTTTTGCCGCATTCTCTAACTTCGGTACTGGTACCGATGCCAGCTCACTTTCGAAGAATTTGCCAGCAGGCTCACCAGCGCCTTTCGACCTACTGGGTGAAACTGAAGTCACTACCGTTAACTTCAACGCCAGCGTGTCATACCGCATTAACGATATGTTCAGTATCGGCGCGGGTGTGGACGCAATCTACGGTGAAGGTCGTTTAACCCGTAATATGGGCACAACGCCTCTGGTTGACGTAGACGCTGACGGTTGGGCATTCGGTGGTATCGTAGGTGCTACTATTGAGTTAGATAAAGACAACCGTTTTGGTATCAGCTACCGTTTCAGCCCAACAGTCAATGTTGAAGGCGATATCAATACTGTCTCGATGACAACCATTCCTGGTGTAGGTGCAGTACCAGTTACGACCAATTTTGATAGTTTAGATGTACCGTTAGCGGATATTTTCCAAGTTGCCGGTTTCCATCAAATCACCCCTAAATTTGCACTGCACTACACTGCCCAGCACACCCAGTGGGGTAACTTTGATCAAATCACCGCGAAAGACGGCACAGCAACAATTGCCGCTGTGGGTGTGACTAAGCCTGTAGGTGATGTAGCCCTGAAAGAATACCAATGGAAAGATTCATGGTTATTCAGCCTGGGTGGTACTTACACCATCAACGAACAATTCACCGTTCGTGCTGGTTACATGCATGACCAAGGCGTTGTGGACGAAATCAGCTCGATTTCATTCCCAGACTCTGACCGTAACTGGTACACAGCAGGTATGAGCTACCACATCAACCCACAAAACACCGTTGACTTCGGTATCGCTTACATTAAAGGTGAAGAAGTTCACCTGATCGAAAACAGCGCACTAACAGGCCCTGTGAACGCGGTAACTGAATCAAGCGGTATGTACTACTCAGTACAATACAGCTACCAGTTCTAA